A single window of Nicotiana sylvestris chromosome 3, ASM39365v2, whole genome shotgun sequence DNA harbors:
- the LOC104232385 gene encoding uncharacterized protein isoform X2 gives MDTLDGSENANISPTSPNSTTFGVQFSPLRFFQSPVSTLLEYSGLLRVRPDNPETEPLVDDNFNSNVSGDSNSSTGEVSIRITEVEDSGEGEGSGSVEEREGSGVDASTAPTVSAEDDDDAGSNNRDSAYQRFDIQQVARWIEQILPFSLLLLFVFIRQHLQGFFVTIWITAFMFKSNDILRKQTALKGERKIDVLVGYFVVFVIHVIGIYWWYRNDDLFYPLLMVPPKVIPPFWHAIFMILVNDTMVRQAAMALKLVLLMYYKNGRGHNFRRQGQMLTLVEYTLLLYRGLLPTPVWYRFFLNKDYGSLFSSLTTGLYLTFKLTSIVEKVKSFYTALKALSKKEVHYGSHATPEQV, from the exons ATGGATACTTTGGATGGTTCAGAAAATGCAAATATTTCTCCTACATCTCCCAATTCGACCACTTTTGGAGTTCAATTCAGTCCACTGCGCTTCTTCCAATCCCCAGTTTCCACTTTACTTGAGTATTCCGGACTACTTCGGGTCCGACCCGATAACCCTGAAACGGAGCCTCTTGTAGATGATAATTTTAATAGCAATGTTAGTGGAGATAGTAATAGTAGTACTGGGGAGGTTTCAATTAGAATAACTGAGGTTGAGGATAGTGGGGAGGGAGAGGGGAGTGGTTCTGTTGAGGAGAGGGAGGGTTCTGGTGTGGACGCGTCCACGGCGCCTACTGTTAGtgctgaggatgatgatgatgctggGAGTAATAATAGGGATTCGGCGTACCAAAGATTTGATATACAGCAAGTGGCTAGGTGGATTGAGCAGATTCTTCCATTTTCCTTGCTTCTCTTGTTTGTTTTCATCCGCCAGCATTTGCAAG GTTTCTTTGTCACCATTTGGATCACTGCCTTCATGTTCAAGTCAAATGACATTCTTCGGAAGCAGACAGCATTAAAG GGAGAGAGAAAGATAGACGTCCTTGTTGGTTATTTTGTGGTTTTCGTCATTCATGTTATTGGAATCTACTGGTGGTATCGCAATGATGACCTTTTCTATCCATTGCTTATGGTTCCTCCGAAGGTCATCCCACCTTTCTGGCATGCTATTTTCATGATCCTGGTAAATG ATACAATGGTGCGTCAGGCAGCAATGGCTTTGAAGTTAGTGCTGCTTATGTATTACAAGAATGGCAGGGGCCACAATTTCCGAAGACAG GGTCAAATGCTGACTCTGGTGGAGTACACACTGTTGTTATATCGTGGATTGTTACCAACTCCTGTTTGGTATAGATTCTTTCTCAATAAGGATTACGGAAGCCTTTTTTCATCGCTGACAACGGGGCTGTACTTGACGTTTAAGCTTACCTCAATTGTTGAGAAG GTAAAATCATTTTATACTGCTTTGAAGGCATTGTCCAAAAAGGAAGTCCATTATGGGTCTCATGCCACACCTGAGCAG gtttga
- the LOC104232385 gene encoding uncharacterized protein isoform X1, producing the protein MDTLDGSENANISPTSPNSTTFGVQFSPLRFFQSPVSTLLEYSGLLRVRPDNPETEPLVDDNFNSNVSGDSNSSTGEVSIRITEVEDSGEGEGSGSVEEREGSGVDASTAPTVSAEDDDDAGSNNRDSAYQRFDIQQVARWIEQILPFSLLLLFVFIRQHLQGFFVTIWITAFMFKSNDILRKQTALKGERKIDVLVGYFVVFVIHVIGIYWWYRNDDLFYPLLMVPPKVIPPFWHAIFMILVNDTMVRQAAMALKLVLLMYYKNGRGHNFRRQGQMLTLVEYTLLLYRGLLPTPVWYRFFLNKDYGSLFSSLTTGLYLTFKLTSIVEKVKSFYTALKALSKKEVHYGSHATPEQVNAAGDLCAICQEKMHAPILLRCKHIFCEDCVSEWFERERTCPLCRALVRPADLRSFGDGSTSLFFQLF; encoded by the exons ATGGATACTTTGGATGGTTCAGAAAATGCAAATATTTCTCCTACATCTCCCAATTCGACCACTTTTGGAGTTCAATTCAGTCCACTGCGCTTCTTCCAATCCCCAGTTTCCACTTTACTTGAGTATTCCGGACTACTTCGGGTCCGACCCGATAACCCTGAAACGGAGCCTCTTGTAGATGATAATTTTAATAGCAATGTTAGTGGAGATAGTAATAGTAGTACTGGGGAGGTTTCAATTAGAATAACTGAGGTTGAGGATAGTGGGGAGGGAGAGGGGAGTGGTTCTGTTGAGGAGAGGGAGGGTTCTGGTGTGGACGCGTCCACGGCGCCTACTGTTAGtgctgaggatgatgatgatgctggGAGTAATAATAGGGATTCGGCGTACCAAAGATTTGATATACAGCAAGTGGCTAGGTGGATTGAGCAGATTCTTCCATTTTCCTTGCTTCTCTTGTTTGTTTTCATCCGCCAGCATTTGCAAG GTTTCTTTGTCACCATTTGGATCACTGCCTTCATGTTCAAGTCAAATGACATTCTTCGGAAGCAGACAGCATTAAAG GGAGAGAGAAAGATAGACGTCCTTGTTGGTTATTTTGTGGTTTTCGTCATTCATGTTATTGGAATCTACTGGTGGTATCGCAATGATGACCTTTTCTATCCATTGCTTATGGTTCCTCCGAAGGTCATCCCACCTTTCTGGCATGCTATTTTCATGATCCTGGTAAATG ATACAATGGTGCGTCAGGCAGCAATGGCTTTGAAGTTAGTGCTGCTTATGTATTACAAGAATGGCAGGGGCCACAATTTCCGAAGACAG GGTCAAATGCTGACTCTGGTGGAGTACACACTGTTGTTATATCGTGGATTGTTACCAACTCCTGTTTGGTATAGATTCTTTCTCAATAAGGATTACGGAAGCCTTTTTTCATCGCTGACAACGGGGCTGTACTTGACGTTTAAGCTTACCTCAATTGTTGAGAAG GTAAAATCATTTTATACTGCTTTGAAGGCATTGTCCAAAAAGGAAGTCCATTATGGGTCTCATGCCACACCTGAGCAG GTAAATGCGGCTGGCGATCTGTGCGCTATTTGCCAGGAGAAGATGCATGCACCAATTTTGTTGCGTTGCAAACACATCTTCTGTGAAGACTGTGTCTCAGAGTG gtttgaaagggaaagaACTTGCCCTCTGTGCAGAGCATTGGTCAGACCAGCTGATCTAAGATCTTTTGGTGATGGATCCACTAGCCTTTTCTTCCAGTTATTTTAG